One part of the Desulfonema ishimotonii genome encodes these proteins:
- a CDS encoding DUF4114 domain-containing protein: MRFGKHIRNTETAGMRLVFGIAVLVLGLFFTGTALAATIQGFKFNDLDGDGLWKEGEPRLANHNVLVRNNSTKNFFTFKTDANGNYAAENLSIGDYAVWSGLPMGWVQTTPKPGSGLVVLNIELRSADQVKEINFGITTNATPPEPVRPACEYDFTIESKDSEGDWNAKSTWEPERIPGPGDHIKIHAGHTITIPNSYVIDLEDGTLCNEGTLQSAANVYGSPLTWIEIHAKSVQNIGQIIAQNGPDGICGSWHAISGSWIEIWATYFVNGDDMGAGGTLKTGNGGVDIQTCVNRRPATGGTGGDVEIFAVTLENRSGATLEAGNGGYAEGIHAPIKGGDGGSVMLHTDFIDDGHNDSYNEGTIRSGEGSHAKGQKGLTSVGKPGAFVGMLPMMNGDFPGPNPFYYDEGTDVGAPWHWDPVNLKAGNKLKVRGYDEIVIYTDEGGTMDFTELQAGAIESRKTIKITTLPDADGNGGTIDFRGAIRTVFKAGEKIEILADEDKILLDDGVTMEDLLDAPEIIRGPGQVIYHMNISSPPEISGEPGKTVKIPLKVMNHGPKQDTYTFTVSDSSGWILGQLADVTVDGISVKTMSLNVTLPAMRGEESIITVTAISKADASVTASARISVLVHPGVDSDNDNSPDVWDDFDDDPNEWVDTDGDGTGNNTDTDDDNDGMADTYEKKYDLEPFDAEDASQDPDEDGYSNLEEHDASTNPNDPESHPSPEPPPQYTSGVFTVIGAEGRGKGTILADYLFDGGDYEGELGIFSLSGMEAFEPGSPEFIAEAIRRVMSDTEAGHIVIRDKEQGARFDGPLGASHEGNFNKGDYKGSDSFEMKPGDTFATVLIPDGTFAEVAGKPETKEPRKRPLFSLATANPDDGLYYGQVAGIPAEGMDNSFINAVAYEDMSAKNSDRDYNDLIVQIRGIEVRSPAIDAVIDKSKEWRTGTDNVSEHLNIPQPDESTPWITVTLKSPADLLVYDPDGNVIGRDGGTIPGATFEWDENGHQVVTLPALDEGDYNVVLRAIGDGGLCHLEVKGFRGGEMLASEELPVIIEPHQVLKTVLPVAEFTENHTVTFDTPQIPTDENGILLPFDFDGDGDVDDTDIRRISGMWGAETGNANYDAFYDLDNDGRIGLYDIMSVSNSYNAP, translated from the coding sequence ATGCGTTTTGGAAAGCACATTCGCAATACGGAAACGGCAGGCATGAGGCTTGTTTTCGGAATCGCAGTTCTGGTTCTGGGACTCTTTTTTACAGGAACGGCGCTCGCTGCCACCATTCAGGGGTTTAAGTTCAATGACTTGGACGGGGATGGTTTATGGAAGGAAGGTGAGCCGCGTCTTGCCAACCACAATGTTCTGGTCCGTAACAATAGCACAAAAAATTTTTTTACATTTAAGACAGACGCAAATGGCAATTATGCTGCTGAGAATCTCAGTATCGGCGATTATGCTGTGTGGAGCGGACTTCCTATGGGCTGGGTCCAGACGACTCCGAAGCCGGGCAGCGGATTGGTTGTCCTCAACATTGAACTGAGAAGTGCCGATCAGGTAAAGGAGATTAATTTCGGTATCACAACAAATGCAACACCGCCGGAGCCGGTAAGGCCCGCATGTGAATATGATTTCACCATTGAATCGAAAGATTCCGAAGGTGATTGGAATGCGAAATCAACCTGGGAGCCTGAAAGAATTCCCGGTCCGGGGGACCATATTAAAATTCATGCCGGACATACCATCACGATTCCCAATTCCTATGTCATTGATTTGGAAGATGGAACGCTTTGCAACGAAGGTACATTGCAAAGCGCTGCCAATGTATATGGCAGCCCTCTCACATGGATAGAAATTCATGCAAAATCGGTTCAGAATATCGGTCAGATCATCGCCCAGAACGGACCGGATGGAATTTGCGGCTCATGGCACGCCATATCCGGCAGTTGGATCGAAATCTGGGCAACATACTTTGTTAATGGCGATGATATGGGCGCAGGTGGCACTCTCAAAACTGGCAACGGAGGTGTGGATATACAAACATGTGTAAACAGAAGACCTGCAACCGGCGGTACCGGCGGTGATGTGGAGATATTTGCGGTGACGCTCGAAAACAGATCCGGAGCGACGCTTGAAGCCGGTAACGGCGGATATGCCGAAGGCATTCATGCACCGATTAAAGGGGGAGACGGTGGTTCGGTGATGCTTCACACCGACTTTATAGATGACGGGCATAATGACTCATACAATGAGGGGACAATCCGATCTGGAGAGGGATCTCATGCCAAAGGGCAGAAAGGTTTGACATCCGTAGGAAAGCCGGGTGCATTTGTGGGCATGTTACCGATGATGAACGGCGATTTTCCCGGACCGAATCCGTTCTATTACGATGAGGGAACAGATGTGGGCGCCCCGTGGCATTGGGATCCGGTGAATCTGAAAGCGGGAAATAAATTAAAAGTCAGGGGGTACGATGAGATTGTCATCTACACCGACGAAGGCGGCACAATGGATTTTACCGAACTTCAGGCAGGAGCAATCGAATCCCGCAAAACCATAAAGATTACCACCCTGCCCGATGCGGACGGCAATGGCGGAACCATTGATTTCCGGGGTGCCATCAGAACAGTATTTAAAGCAGGCGAGAAGATTGAGATTCTTGCTGACGAGGACAAAATTCTGCTGGACGACGGCGTCACAATGGAAGACTTGCTGGATGCACCTGAAATTATCAGAGGCCCCGGTCAGGTCATTTATCATATGAACATCTCGTCTCCACCCGAAATTTCAGGCGAACCCGGTAAAACCGTGAAGATTCCCCTTAAAGTTATGAATCACGGCCCCAAACAGGATACCTATACCTTTACCGTAAGCGATTCATCTGGCTGGATTCTGGGACAGTTGGCAGATGTAACCGTTGACGGCATTTCTGTAAAAACAATGTCGTTGAATGTGACGTTGCCTGCTATGCGGGGCGAGGAAAGCATTATTACCGTGACAGCCATTTCAAAAGCTGATGCCAGCGTGACAGCCAGTGCCAGAATATCCGTTCTTGTTCATCCCGGTGTTGACTCGGATAATGATAACAGCCCGGATGTATGGGATGATTTTGACGATGACCCGAACGAGTGGGTGGACACGGACGGCGACGGAACAGGCAATAATACGGATACCGATGATGATAATGACGGCATGGCAGACACCTATGAGAAAAAATACGATCTGGAGCCTTTTGACGCGGAAGACGCCTCGCAGGACCCGGATGAGGACGGTTATTCCAACCTCGAAGAACACGACGCCAGCACAAATCCCAATGATCCCGAATCCCATCCCAGTCCCGAACCGCCGCCGCAATACACCTCCGGTGTCTTCACCGTCATCGGCGCGGAAGGCAGGGGTAAGGGCACGATTCTGGCAGACTACCTGTTCGACGGCGGCGATTACGAAGGCGAACTGGGTATTTTCAGTCTTTCGGGCATGGAAGCATTTGAACCGGGTTCACCGGAATTCATCGCCGAAGCCATCCGTCGCGTCATGTCGGATACCGAAGCCGGACACATCGTCATCAGAGACAAAGAGCAGGGCGCACGCTTTGACGGTCCGCTGGGTGCAAGCCATGAAGGGAATTTCAACAAAGGCGATTATAAGGGGTCGGATTCTTTTGAGATGAAACCGGGTGACACCTTTGCCACCGTGCTGATTCCTGATGGCACATTTGCAGAGGTTGCCGGGAAGCCGGAAACCAAAGAGCCCCGAAAGCGCCCCCTGTTCTCCCTGGCGACCGCCAACCCGGACGACGGCCTGTATTACGGTCAGGTTGCGGGCATTCCGGCGGAGGGCATGGACAATTCCTTTATCAATGCGGTTGCCTATGAAGACATGTCGGCAAAAAACAGCGACCGGGACTACAATGACCTGATTGTGCAGATCAGAGGGATTGAGGTTCGTTCACCTGCCATTGATGCGGTGATTGACAAATCCAAAGAGTGGCGCACAGGCACGGATAATGTGAGCGAACATCTGAATATTCCGCAGCCGGACGAAAGCACCCCGTGGATCACCGTCACTCTAAAATCCCCGGCAGACCTGCTGGTTTACGATCCCGACGGAAACGTCATCGGCAGGGACGGCGGAACCATTCCGGGCGCGACCTTTGAATGGGATGAAAACGGCCATCAGGTTGTCACCCTGCCCGCATTGGATGAGGGCGACTACAACGTCGTACTCCGGGCCATCGGCGACGGCGGTCTCTGTCACCTTGAAGTGAAGGGATTCAGAGGCGGGGAGATGCTGGCGTCAGAGGAACTTCCGGTAATAATCGAACCGCATCAGGTGCTGAAAACCGTACTGCCTGTTGCCGAATTTACAGAAAATCATACCGTGACATTCGACACGCCTCAGATTCCGACAGACGAAAACGGAATTCTGCTGCCCTTCGACTTTGACGGCGACGGCGATGTTGATGATACCGACATCCGACGGATATCCGGCATGTGGGGAGCGGAAACCGGCAATGCAAACTACGACGCCTTTTACGACCTCGACAACGACGGGCGTATCGGCCTGTATGATATCATGTCGGTCAGCAACAGCTATAATGCCCCGTAA
- a CDS encoding SdrD B-like domain-containing protein: MHIEIKEIRGRCHVCENGICQEIDCNGTTDIGSGTVECLTGECTYTFQINEGEPETGSFKCNFANGNTGANASVRGVKFNDLNANMIMDGNEQTLANHNVLIRNTDTKDFLTTKTDANGRYIFTGLSAGWYDIWSGIPTDWCQTAPVWGAGLVVHSMEIADKQGITVNFGITTNCGYSDGDGNVPETVTVSGYIRTGACTPIEGVELQGFNGNPVTDSNGFYTARLPAGWTGTVMPVAEGYAFYPPRREYRAVLADLTEHDYSDTRMYELSGQIHDAAGNPVKNVTLGELPGVRTDENGAYRVLVPSGWSGTVTPESPLYLFEPASLHYGGITENTTGQNYTSELPTYTISGYIRDSEGNSVPGVVLEGVPGRRSTDWRGFYIVTVEFSQILTLTPRKPGYTFSPSDSNFTDITGNITNAGFSARLATGTNCELSTRTIQSAKSGNWSDPATWTAGRVPGADDSIQINEGDMVIVDVSEVRVSSICNYGVLKSEAGRSVNLRVGDFLYNSGRISGADGLSRGQAGSAITLNAENTIYNAEYAEITGGNGANDNSYHARGAQGGMVSLFSAKIINRGHIAGGKGGEAYSCCAGGSAYGGPGGDIILLAREILVNMPGASGSNRNGVSSAICCYRNSHNGLMRY; the protein is encoded by the coding sequence GTGCATATCGAAATCAAGGAAATCAGAGGCCGGTGCCACGTCTGTGAAAACGGCATATGCCAGGAAATTGACTGCAACGGCACAACTGATATTGGCAGCGGCACGGTTGAATGTCTCACCGGTGAATGTACCTATACATTCCAGATAAACGAAGGCGAACCCGAAACCGGCAGTTTCAAATGCAATTTCGCGAACGGCAACACCGGAGCCAATGCCTCTGTCCGGGGCGTCAAATTTAACGATCTGAACGCCAACATGATCATGGACGGAAATGAACAGACGTTGGCAAATCATAACGTTCTCATCAGAAACACCGACACCAAAGATTTTTTGACAACCAAGACAGATGCAAACGGACGCTATATTTTCACCGGCCTGTCTGCGGGGTGGTATGATATATGGAGCGGCATTCCGACGGATTGGTGTCAGACAGCGCCGGTGTGGGGAGCCGGGCTTGTGGTCCATTCAATGGAGATCGCCGACAAACAGGGCATTACGGTCAATTTCGGTATCACAACAAACTGCGGTTATTCAGATGGCGATGGAAACGTTCCTGAAACCGTCACCGTCTCCGGCTATATCCGCACAGGGGCATGTACGCCCATTGAAGGGGTGGAATTGCAGGGCTTCAACGGGAATCCTGTAACGGACAGCAACGGTTTTTACACCGCGAGGCTGCCGGCCGGGTGGACGGGGACGGTCATGCCGGTGGCAGAGGGGTATGCGTTTTATCCGCCCCGGCGTGAATACCGGGCGGTTCTGGCGGATCTGACAGAACATGATTATTCGGATACGCGGATGTACGAACTTTCCGGGCAGATTCACGACGCGGCGGGCAATCCCGTAAAAAACGTCACGCTCGGCGAACTGCCCGGCGTCCGGACAGATGAAAACGGGGCTTATCGCGTACTTGTGCCGTCCGGGTGGTCAGGAACCGTGACGCCGGAGTCGCCGCTGTATCTTTTTGAACCGGCAAGTCTGCATTATGGCGGAATTACGGAAAATACGACAGGCCAGAATTACACGTCCGAACTGCCGACCTATACCATTTCCGGCTATATCCGCGATTCAGAGGGCAACAGCGTCCCGGGCGTTGTGCTGGAAGGTGTACCGGGACGGCGTTCCACAGACTGGCGCGGATTTTATATCGTTACAGTCGAATTCAGCCAGATACTTACCCTGACGCCCCGGAAACCGGGATATACATTTTCACCTTCAGACAGCAATTTTACGGATATTACAGGCAATATCACCAACGCCGGTTTTTCAGCAAGGCTGGCAACCGGCACCAATTGTGAGCTTTCAACCCGGACCATCCAGTCTGCCAAAAGCGGGAACTGGAGCGATCCGGCCACATGGACCGCAGGCCGTGTGCCGGGGGCAGATGACAGCATCCAGATCAACGAGGGAGATATGGTCATCGTGGATGTGTCCGAAGTCCGGGTCAGCAGCATCTGTAATTACGGTGTCTTGAAATCCGAAGCAGGCCGGAGTGTGAATCTTCGGGTCGGGGACTTTCTCTACAATTCAGGCCGGATTTCAGGAGCCGACGGTCTCAGTCGGGGACAGGCCGGTTCGGCTATCACCCTGAACGCAGAAAACACGATCTATAATGCGGAATATGCTGAAATAACAGGCGGTAATGGAGCAAACGACAATTCCTACCATGCCAGAGGTGCGCAGGGCGGCATGGTTTCCCTGTTCAGCGCAAAAATCATCAACCGGGGGCATATCGCAGGCGGCAAAGGCGGGGAAGCATATAGCTGCTGCGCGGGCGGTTCGGCTTATGGCGGACCCGGCGGCGATATTATTCTCCTTGCCAGAGAAATTCTGGTGAACATGCCCGGGGCCTCCGGCAGCAACAGAAACGGAGTTTCTTCGGCAATCTGTTGTTACCGCAATTCGCATAACGGGCTTATGCGATATTAA